A genomic region of Brevibacillus sp. JNUCC-41 contains the following coding sequences:
- a CDS encoding cold-shock protein — protein MTVTGKVKWFNSDKGFGFIEVPNEDDVFVHFSAIQGEGFKSLDEGQEVEFEIEEGNRGPQAKNVVKL, from the coding sequence ATGACAGTAACAGGTAAAGTGAAATGGTTCAATAGTGACAAAGGATTTGGATTCATCGAAGTACCAAACGAAGATGATGTTTTCGTTCATTTTTCCGCCATTCAAGGAGAAGGTTTCAAGAGCCTTGATGAAGGTCAAGAGGTTGAATTTGAGATCGAAGAAGGAAACCGTGGACCTCAAGCTAAAAACGTCGTAAAACTCTAA
- a CDS encoding peptide chain release factor 3 — MTTLKDEVQSRRTFAIISHPDAGKTTLTEKLLLFGGAIRDAGTVKARKTGKYATSDWMEIEKQRGISVTSSVMQFEYDDFRVNILDTPGHQDFSEDTYRTLMAVDSAVMIIDSAKGIEDQTVKLFKVCRMRGIPIFTFINKMDRQGKMPLELLAELEEVLGIETYPMNWPIGMGKDFVGIYDRFNNRIEQFKTEGEERFLPLNDEGELEVDHKLKDSQLYEQTLEEIMLLTEAGNQFSEENIANGKLSPVFFGSALTTFGVQTFLDAYLKFAPAPQARMTTSGEMDPVSHDFSGFIFKIQANMNPKHRDRIAFLRICSGKFERGMSVNLSRTGKPINLSSSTQFMADDRNTVNEAVSGDIIGLYDTGNYQIGDTITTSKDMFQFEKLPQFTPELFMRVTAKNVMKQKHFHKGINQLVQEGAIQLFKTVRMEEYLLGAVGQLQFEVFEHRMRNEYNVEVVMERMGSKITRWAEDEKLDENLHSSRSILVKDRFDKYAFLFENEFALRWFQDKNPDVELYNPMDLK; from the coding sequence ATGACTACATTAAAAGACGAGGTTCAATCCCGACGGACCTTCGCAATCATCTCTCACCCGGATGCCGGGAAAACGACTTTGACAGAAAAATTATTGCTGTTTGGCGGCGCGATTCGTGATGCCGGAACAGTTAAAGCTAGAAAAACAGGGAAGTATGCAACAAGTGACTGGATGGAGATTGAAAAACAACGGGGAATTTCCGTTACATCTTCAGTGATGCAATTCGAATATGATGATTTCCGTGTCAATATTCTCGATACACCAGGCCACCAAGATTTCAGTGAAGACACATATCGCACACTAATGGCTGTTGATAGCGCCGTGATGATTATCGATTCGGCAAAGGGTATCGAGGATCAGACAGTTAAGTTATTCAAAGTATGCCGGATGAGGGGCATCCCGATTTTCACTTTTATCAATAAAATGGACCGACAAGGTAAAATGCCGCTTGAATTGCTTGCCGAACTCGAAGAGGTATTAGGTATAGAAACATATCCAATGAACTGGCCGATTGGGATGGGAAAAGACTTCGTAGGCATTTACGACAGGTTCAATAATCGGATTGAACAGTTCAAAACCGAAGGGGAAGAGCGTTTCCTTCCGTTGAATGACGAAGGTGAACTTGAAGTGGATCATAAACTTAAGGATTCCCAGCTATATGAGCAAACATTGGAAGAAATCATGCTGTTGACGGAAGCGGGTAACCAATTCTCTGAAGAAAACATTGCGAATGGAAAACTAAGTCCCGTATTTTTCGGAAGTGCTTTAACGACATTCGGTGTTCAGACGTTTTTGGATGCTTATTTGAAATTTGCACCAGCTCCACAAGCTCGGATGACGACGTCTGGCGAAATGGACCCTGTGAGTCATGATTTTTCTGGCTTCATTTTCAAGATCCAAGCGAATATGAACCCAAAACACCGTGACCGGATCGCTTTCCTTCGTATCTGCTCCGGTAAATTCGAGCGTGGAATGAGCGTAAACTTAAGCAGGACAGGGAAACCGATTAACCTGTCTTCTTCTACCCAATTCATGGCTGATGATCGGAACACCGTAAATGAAGCGGTAAGCGGAGATATCATCGGTTTATATGATACCGGTAACTACCAGATTGGAGATACGATCACAACAAGCAAAGACATGTTCCAGTTTGAAAAGCTGCCTCAGTTTACACCGGAACTATTCATGAGGGTAACAGCTAAAAACGTCATGAAACAGAAACATTTCCATAAAGGAATTAACCAACTTGTACAGGAAGGGGCAATACAGCTCTTCAAAACGGTTCGGATGGAAGAATATCTGCTTGGTGCGGTTGGGCAACTTCAATTCGAAGTATTCGAGCATCGAATGAGGAACGAGTACAATGTTGAAGTCGTGATGGAGCGCATGGGCAGTAAGATAACACGTTGGGCTGAAGATGAAAAGCTTGATGAAAACCTTCATAGCTCAAGAAGCATTCTTGTTAAAGACCGGTTCGACAAATATGCATTCTTATTTGAAAATGAGTTTGCACTACGTTGGTTCCAAGATAAAAATCCTGACGTGGAATTATATAATCCAATGGATTTGAAATAA
- a CDS encoding ABC transporter ATP-binding protein, with translation MIELKQVSKLYEGKEAIKNVTLVIQKGSIFGLLGSNGAGKTTLLKMLSGNLIQDAGEVLIDRSYVFENRVVKNRCFFLPDTPYFLANYTIMQMAGFYSHIYSEWNQERFYQLQEIFQIPIQSKIHKLSKGMQRQVAFWLALSTMPEVLILDEPFDGLDPVMRKNVRQLLIQDVSERDMTILLSSHNLREIEDLADHVGILHKGELVIEKDLDDLKADVHKVQIAFKHKIPHGLYRGIQILNKERRGSVIVCIVKGKESMIKSHFNQFQPEILDILPLTLEEIFIYEMGDIGYVIQNNLV, from the coding sequence ATGATTGAATTAAAACAGGTGAGTAAATTATATGAAGGAAAAGAAGCGATCAAAAACGTCACCTTAGTCATACAAAAAGGCTCCATATTCGGGTTATTAGGTTCAAATGGGGCGGGGAAAACGACTTTATTAAAAATGCTTTCAGGCAATCTGATACAGGACGCAGGTGAAGTTCTTATTGATCGATCATATGTGTTTGAAAACCGTGTAGTGAAAAATCGTTGTTTCTTCCTTCCTGATACACCTTATTTTCTGGCTAATTATACGATCATGCAAATGGCAGGTTTTTATAGTCATATTTATAGTGAGTGGAATCAAGAACGTTTCTATCAATTACAGGAAATATTCCAGATCCCCATCCAATCTAAAATACATAAACTATCGAAGGGGATGCAGAGACAGGTTGCTTTTTGGCTCGCACTCTCGACGATGCCGGAAGTTCTCATCCTGGATGAACCGTTTGATGGATTAGATCCGGTCATGCGTAAAAATGTGAGACAGTTGTTGATTCAGGATGTCTCGGAAAGGGATATGACGATTTTACTATCGTCCCATAATCTTCGGGAAATTGAAGATTTAGCCGATCATGTAGGGATTTTACACAAGGGTGAGCTTGTTATCGAGAAGGATTTGGATGACTTAAAAGCCGATGTACATAAAGTGCAAATTGCCTTCAAACATAAAATTCCCCACGGATTATATCGCGGAATTCAAATTCTTAACAAGGAAAGACGCGGCAGCGTGATCGTTTGCATCGTTAAAGGTAAAGAATCCATGATTAAATCGCACTTTAATCAGTTTCAGCCAGAAATATTAGATATTCTCCCACTTACTCTGGAGGAGATATTCATTTATGAAATGGGGGATATCGGTTATGTCATCCAGAATAACCTGGTTTAA
- a CDS encoding TerC family protein yields the protein MEASILLEYGWVLLILVGLEGILAADNAVVMAVMVKHLPKEQQRKALFYGLMGAFVFRFASLFLISFLVDVWQVQAIGAIYLLFIAFQNIYKKYAGKGEKEITKPKKQSGFWMTVVKVEAADIAFAIDSMLAAVALAVTLPATGWMKVGGIDGGQFAVMFLGGLIGLVIMRFAATAFVKLLHQRPSLEMAAFLIVGWVGVKLAVHTLAHPSLAVIDHHFPESTLWKSIFWTVLIGIAAGAWIISSKKEKKEKEEEKIQGA from the coding sequence ATGGAAGCATCAATATTATTGGAATATGGCTGGGTCCTTCTTATCTTGGTTGGATTGGAAGGGATACTTGCTGCGGATAATGCAGTCGTCATGGCTGTCATGGTTAAGCATTTGCCAAAAGAACAACAGCGAAAAGCCTTGTTTTATGGTCTGATGGGAGCTTTTGTTTTCCGCTTTGCAAGTTTATTCCTTATTTCCTTTCTTGTCGATGTGTGGCAGGTTCAAGCAATCGGTGCGATTTATTTACTTTTCATTGCTTTTCAGAACATTTATAAAAAATACGCTGGTAAAGGTGAGAAGGAAATCACGAAACCCAAAAAGCAATCGGGCTTCTGGATGACCGTGGTAAAGGTTGAAGCGGCAGATATAGCTTTCGCAATCGATTCCATGTTGGCTGCCGTCGCACTGGCTGTTACACTTCCTGCAACAGGCTGGATGAAAGTCGGCGGTATTGACGGAGGGCAATTCGCTGTCATGTTCCTCGGAGGTTTGATCGGATTGGTCATTATGCGATTTGCAGCAACTGCATTCGTGAAGTTGCTTCATCAGCGTCCTTCACTTGAAATGGCGGCATTTTTGATTGTGGGTTGGGTTGGAGTGAAATTGGCGGTACACACACTCGCACACCCTTCACTGGCTGTCATCGATCATCATTTCCCTGAATCAACTCTTTGGAAATCGATTTTCTGGACTGTATTGATTGGAATTGCAGCAGGTGCATGGATCATCTCAAGCAAAAAAGAAAAAAAAGAAAAAGAAGAGGAAAAAATACAAGGAGCTTAA
- a CDS encoding FtsW/RodA/SpoVE family cell cycle protein, whose protein sequence is MKRIIKAYDFPIFIAVVLLCLFGLVMIYSSSMITAVARYGQPMDFFFEKQKTAFLISFLAMIVTMILPYKMYKNKMFLMSMMFGMAGILLMLFIFGHTAGNATSWFKLGTKSIQPAEFSKLAMIIYLAAIYGKRQDRINSIDKAVIPPIFFLVFICFLIGIQPDYGTAAVIFLISSTMIISSGMSFKSIFKLSLITAIFVAIFALGVLVTGNFSSVFSQNKVSRFTGFADPFGTAGESGYQLVNSLFAIGSGGLTGVGLGDSVQKYGYLPESHTDFIMAVIAEELGIFGVGFVLLTLGFIVLRGYVLSAKCKDPFGSLLLIGISSMIGIQVGINVGGVTGLIPITGITLPFISYGGSSLLLLMLSMGIFQNVVMRMNLLEQKEKVVSIPKDEIASSK, encoded by the coding sequence GTGAAAAGAATAATTAAAGCATACGACTTCCCTATTTTCATCGCTGTCGTATTACTCTGTTTGTTTGGTTTAGTCATGATTTACAGTTCGAGCATGATTACTGCTGTTGCTCGATACGGTCAGCCCATGGATTTCTTTTTTGAGAAACAAAAAACGGCCTTTCTCATTTCATTCCTGGCAATGATCGTCACGATGATTCTTCCTTATAAGATGTACAAAAACAAAATGTTCTTGATGTCTATGATGTTTGGAATGGCCGGTATCCTTTTGATGCTATTTATCTTCGGCCATACAGCTGGAAATGCCACAAGCTGGTTCAAGTTAGGGACAAAATCGATCCAACCCGCGGAATTTTCCAAATTGGCGATGATCATTTATCTGGCAGCCATTTACGGAAAAAGGCAGGATCGAATCAATAGTATTGATAAAGCCGTCATCCCCCCGATTTTCTTTCTGGTATTCATCTGTTTTTTAATCGGGATACAACCTGACTATGGAACGGCAGCGGTCATTTTCCTGATTTCAAGTACCATGATCATTTCATCCGGGATGTCTTTTAAGAGCATATTCAAACTTTCATTGATCACTGCGATATTCGTTGCGATATTCGCATTAGGGGTACTCGTGACAGGTAATTTCTCATCCGTCTTCTCTCAAAATAAGGTGTCTCGTTTTACGGGGTTTGCCGATCCATTTGGAACGGCAGGAGAAAGCGGGTATCAACTCGTCAATTCATTATTCGCGATAGGATCCGGTGGCCTTACTGGAGTGGGACTTGGTGACAGTGTACAAAAATACGGATACCTACCTGAATCACATACTGATTTCATCATGGCCGTCATTGCAGAAGAACTCGGGATATTCGGAGTCGGGTTCGTTCTATTGACACTAGGTTTTATCGTCCTAAGGGGATATGTGCTTTCCGCAAAATGCAAAGATCCTTTTGGAAGTCTTTTATTGATCGGCATCTCATCCATGATCGGCATTCAAGTTGGCATTAACGTAGGCGGAGTGACTGGACTTATCCCAATTACAGGGATCACCCTTCCATTCATCAGTTATGGAGGATCTTCCTTACTGCTGCTCATGCTTTCAATGGGCATATTCCAAAATGTCGTCATGCGAATGAACTTACTTGAACAGAAAGAAAAGGTCGTGTCCATCCCAAAGGATGAGATTGCGTCTTCAAAATAA
- a CDS encoding aldehyde dehydrogenase family protein produces the protein MEEIHDKLEVFSPATGEKISEIVPTPLKSIPHIYKKSRHAFQSWSNLPIKERLHYLKRLRLLMVEKMDEIAEVVSKDTGKVKIEALVADIMPTIDAIKHIEKHAVKTLSGQKVTTPLMLIGKKSYIHYMPRGTILVISPWNYPLQLSMVPILNALAAGNTVIAKPSEVTPLVGVCIENLFLEAGFPEGTIQFAHGGKELGSALTEQKPDYIFFTGSVRTGKMIGEVAAKHLIPTTLELGGKDPMIVLRDANLERAVNGALWGAFTNSGQVCMSVERVYVERPVYKQFLMLLKEKTKSMRQGVQLNDDIGSMTFPAQVDIVAGHLEDALNKGAVLETGTPPKEWEMGQTHFIPPTILSNVDHSMKIMKEETFGPVLPVIPFDTEEEAISLANESEYGLNSSVWTMDREKASRIATRLVTGAVTINDVLITVANHHLPFGGAKQSGVGRYHGEHGLKIFCHEKAIMIDKGKNNTEIQWYPYEGKYTSFLSLFQNYFSAKPNWIRFGKEYLRLIKLSKGNRK, from the coding sequence ATGGAAGAAATACATGACAAGTTGGAAGTGTTTTCTCCGGCAACAGGTGAGAAGATTTCGGAAATCGTCCCAACGCCATTGAAGTCGATTCCTCATATATATAAGAAATCAAGACATGCGTTCCAATCATGGTCGAACCTTCCCATCAAGGAACGGCTGCACTATTTAAAACGGCTTCGTTTATTGATGGTTGAAAAAATGGATGAAATAGCTGAAGTCGTTTCAAAAGATACGGGAAAAGTGAAAATTGAAGCGCTGGTTGCCGACATCATGCCAACGATTGATGCAATCAAGCATATCGAGAAACATGCCGTGAAGACCCTTTCCGGACAGAAGGTCACCACCCCACTCATGTTAATTGGTAAAAAATCTTATATTCATTATATGCCCCGTGGAACGATTCTCGTCATTTCACCATGGAATTATCCGCTGCAGCTTTCCATGGTACCCATTCTTAATGCTTTAGCAGCGGGAAATACAGTCATCGCCAAGCCATCAGAGGTAACTCCTTTAGTTGGAGTGTGCATCGAAAATCTGTTTCTTGAAGCTGGTTTCCCAGAAGGGACTATACAGTTTGCCCATGGAGGGAAAGAATTGGGTTCGGCATTAACTGAACAAAAACCAGATTATATATTTTTCACTGGATCTGTAAGGACTGGAAAAATGATTGGTGAGGTCGCAGCAAAACACCTGATCCCTACGACTCTGGAGCTTGGCGGTAAGGATCCGATGATCGTTCTGCGAGATGCTAACTTGGAGCGTGCTGTGAACGGGGCTCTATGGGGAGCTTTCACAAATAGTGGGCAGGTGTGCATGAGTGTTGAAAGGGTTTATGTGGAACGTCCTGTTTATAAGCAGTTCCTCATGCTTCTTAAAGAAAAAACGAAGTCCATGAGGCAGGGAGTGCAATTGAACGATGATATCGGTTCAATGACTTTCCCGGCACAAGTTGATATTGTGGCTGGACACCTGGAGGATGCACTGAATAAGGGGGCCGTTCTTGAAACCGGTACACCTCCGAAAGAGTGGGAAATGGGACAGACCCATTTCATTCCGCCGACAATTCTGTCCAATGTCGATCATTCCATGAAAATCATGAAAGAAGAAACGTTCGGTCCTGTGTTGCCTGTTATACCTTTCGATACGGAGGAAGAAGCGATCTCCCTGGCAAATGAAAGTGAGTATGGACTAAATTCCAGCGTTTGGACGATGGATAGGGAAAAAGCAAGCAGGATTGCGACACGGTTAGTAACCGGGGCGGTGACGATCAATGATGTGCTGATAACGGTTGCTAATCATCATTTACCATTTGGCGGTGCCAAACAAAGTGGGGTTGGCCGCTATCATGGCGAGCATGGATTGAAGATTTTCTGCCATGAAAAAGCGATCATGATCGATAAAGGTAAAAACAATACAGAAATACAATGGTATCCATATGAAGGGAAATACACGAGTTTTTTATCGCTGTTTCAGAACTACTTTTCTGCCAAACCTAACTGGATTCGTTTCGGCAAAGAATATTTGCGATTGATTAAATTATCAAAAGGGAATCGAAAATGA
- the nhaC gene encoding Na+/H+ antiporter NhaC — protein MRLEDAKLKLSLPEAIGVLAVLFFIIATGIIHYGLAPHIPIIAAILFLFVYGKIKKLPFSIMESAMVKGAVSGMGAIYIFFFIGMLISIWMASGTIPTIMYYGFDWISGEYFYAITFLVCSLIGLCIGSSLTTSATIGVALIGMAAAMDLSLAITAGAIISGAFLGDKMSPLSDSTNLASGTVGASLFEHINNMLWTTIPGFLISLISFYFLSPNVKVARVEEIEAMTKALEMETNISIWSLIPFVIVLVMALKKVSAIPTLSAGIISAAVVAFIQTPSLTVAKLADILYGGFVLKSGMDQLDSILSRGGIESMMFSVSMVLLALAMGGLLFELGVIPSILKAVQDSLTSVAKVISATVFAGISVNFLVGEQYLSVILPGKAFQQKYEDLGLQPKTLARVLEDAGTVVNPLVPWGVCGVFLTQVLGVSTLEYAPFAFFCLLCPLLSLISGFTKIGIHYK, from the coding sequence ATGCGTCTTGAAGATGCAAAGCTGAAACTTTCCTTACCTGAAGCAATTGGGGTTTTGGCCGTTCTATTCTTTATTATTGCAACTGGTATCATACATTATGGACTTGCCCCCCATATTCCAATTATAGCGGCAATCCTATTTCTATTTGTCTATGGAAAGATCAAGAAGCTTCCATTTTCAATTATGGAGTCAGCTATGGTCAAAGGTGCAGTTTCTGGTATGGGAGCCATCTATATATTCTTTTTCATTGGAATGTTGATTTCCATCTGGATGGCAAGCGGGACGATCCCTACCATCATGTACTATGGGTTTGACTGGATTTCTGGTGAATATTTCTATGCGATCACATTTCTGGTGTGTTCGCTAATAGGGCTCTGCATCGGGAGTTCACTTACAACATCAGCCACAATCGGCGTTGCTTTAATAGGCATGGCGGCTGCGATGGATTTATCGTTGGCGATCACAGCCGGTGCAATCATTTCCGGTGCATTTCTTGGGGATAAAATGTCTCCATTATCCGACTCGACCAACCTTGCATCGGGAACGGTTGGAGCATCATTATTTGAACATATTAATAATATGCTTTGGACAACGATTCCAGGTTTTTTAATATCACTTATCAGCTTTTACTTCCTTTCACCGAATGTCAAAGTGGCTCGTGTTGAGGAAATCGAAGCCATGACCAAAGCCCTGGAAATGGAGACGAATATAAGCATATGGAGTTTGATTCCGTTTGTCATCGTTCTAGTCATGGCTTTGAAAAAGGTGTCGGCGATTCCGACATTGTCAGCAGGAATCATTTCGGCGGCCGTGGTTGCTTTCATACAAACGCCGAGCTTGACCGTTGCAAAACTAGCGGATATCTTATACGGGGGTTTTGTACTGAAGAGTGGAATGGATCAACTTGACTCAATCCTATCGCGGGGCGGCATTGAAAGTATGATGTTCTCCGTTTCGATGGTGTTGTTGGCATTGGCGATGGGCGGACTATTGTTCGAATTGGGAGTCATCCCTTCTATTTTAAAAGCGGTCCAGGATTCATTGACGAGTGTAGCGAAAGTGATTTCCGCTACTGTATTTGCAGGAATCAGCGTGAATTTCCTGGTGGGTGAACAGTATTTGTCAGTTATACTGCCTGGGAAGGCCTTTCAGCAGAAATATGAAGATTTAGGCTTACAGCCCAAAACGCTTGCGAGGGTACTTGAAGATGCGGGAACAGTTGTGAATCCTCTGGTTCCTTGGGGTGTCTGCGGTGTATTCCTGACACAGGTATTGGGTGTTTCAACCCTTGAATATGCCCCATTTGCATTCTTCTGCTTACTTTGTCCTTTGCTCAGTCTGATTTCTGGCTTTACGAAAATCGGTATCCATTATAAATGA
- a CDS encoding DUF6449 domain-containing protein: protein MSSRITWFNRELIIYIFRTTGWIGFLSLVGLIFALPLKMLAIILNENNEYVEFENLFSCQQMIQFVLVIVIPVLLAIFLFRFLQMKQASDFIHSLPITRRSIYVHMIGTGIGFMGLPILLTGSILILFHSAIDIERLYTMTDIWSWMGTTFILETLIFSVAVLVGMVTGLSAFQGLLTYIFLALPVGLFVLFAANVKFLIAGFSADYYLSANMNGISPLLAATEMDKITFFSINTLIYSILTFLFLICSLFLYERRKLEHVSQAFVYPKIKPLFKFGLTLCMMLFTGLYFSETTGEPGWIFFGYAVGSLLGYYLGEIVLQKTWRIRVNLKGYVAFIVAIIVLALIIRIDPLQYKAKIPDEKMIRQIYIGDSPLFFEDDDTSKKAFNHLKEKENIEAIRLLHQEIIDKGKKVSIGEVNDGQSVFLMYELKNGKRLAREYHLQNYDSYMPLLAKIYESNEYKKMVNELLNVSAVDVSKIKITASGQVDKSITITDGQQLEAAVKALSEDLNNQSFTQMTSSFGDYASIEILLNNNKTIYMNWDSSYTQFSKWMESTDQYEKARLMADDISYILVAKTDSEFYHSKSESELAQQIEQQPNRMKIKTALEIETAIDNAQIDWGGEYSAAFYYKESRDVDIKSFSGEHVPGFILDHFNER, encoded by the coding sequence ATGTCATCCAGAATAACCTGGTTTAATAGAGAACTGATTATCTATATTTTCAGAACCACTGGCTGGATTGGCTTCCTGTCTCTCGTAGGCCTCATATTTGCTCTGCCTTTGAAAATGTTAGCGATTATCTTGAATGAGAATAATGAATATGTGGAATTCGAAAACCTTTTTTCCTGTCAGCAGATGATACAGTTTGTCTTGGTCATCGTTATTCCAGTATTACTTGCCATCTTCCTTTTTCGGTTCTTACAAATGAAACAAGCTTCAGACTTTATTCATAGTTTACCGATTACTAGACGCAGCATCTACGTTCATATGATTGGGACGGGAATTGGCTTCATGGGTTTGCCGATTTTACTTACAGGTTCAATATTGATATTATTTCACTCGGCAATTGATATAGAAAGGCTATATACCATGACGGATATATGGTCTTGGATGGGGACTACATTCATTTTGGAAACTTTGATCTTTTCTGTTGCCGTTCTTGTTGGAATGGTGACGGGATTATCAGCATTTCAAGGATTGCTGACCTATATTTTTCTTGCTTTGCCGGTGGGGCTGTTTGTTTTGTTTGCAGCCAATGTGAAGTTTTTGATAGCAGGATTTTCTGCAGATTATTATCTAAGTGCCAATATGAATGGCATCTCCCCCTTATTAGCAGCAACGGAGATGGATAAAATCACTTTCTTCTCTATCAATACATTAATTTATAGTATATTAACCTTTCTATTTCTGATCTGCTCTCTTTTTCTCTATGAGAGGAGAAAGCTGGAGCATGTGTCGCAGGCATTTGTTTACCCGAAGATTAAGCCATTATTTAAATTCGGCCTGACATTATGCATGATGCTGTTTACTGGGCTTTATTTTAGCGAAACGACAGGTGAACCTGGGTGGATTTTCTTCGGATATGCTGTCGGTTCTTTGCTTGGATATTATTTAGGGGAAATCGTCCTGCAAAAGACTTGGCGAATACGGGTCAACCTGAAAGGTTATGTAGCATTTATAGTGGCTATCATTGTGCTGGCACTCATTATAAGAATAGATCCCCTTCAGTATAAGGCCAAGATACCTGATGAAAAGATGATTAGACAAATTTATATTGGCGATTCTCCTTTATTTTTTGAAGATGATGACACGTCGAAAAAAGCTTTCAATCATCTTAAAGAGAAGGAAAATATAGAAGCGATCAGGTTATTGCATCAGGAAATTATCGATAAGGGTAAAAAGGTTTCCATTGGTGAAGTGAATGATGGACAATCCGTATTTCTGATGTATGAACTCAAGAATGGAAAACGGTTAGCAAGAGAGTATCATTTGCAAAATTACGACTCATACATGCCACTGTTGGCGAAAATTTATGAGTCGAATGAATATAAAAAAATGGTTAACGAGTTATTGAATGTATCCGCTGTAGACGTTTCTAAAATCAAGATAACGGCGAGCGGACAAGTGGACAAATCAATAACGATCACGGACGGTCAACAGTTGGAAGCTGCTGTAAAGGCATTGTCGGAGGATCTGAATAATCAATCGTTTACCCAAATGACATCTTCTTTTGGTGATTATGCCTCCATCGAAATTCTTTTGAATAATAACAAAACCATTTATATGAATTGGGACTCTTCATATACTCAGTTTTCAAAATGGATGGAAAGTACCGATCAATATGAAAAAGCGCGGTTAATGGCTGATGATATCTCTTATATCCTGGTTGCGAAAACCGATTCGGAATTTTATCATTCGAAATCTGAAAGTGAACTTGCACAGCAGATTGAACAACAGCCAAATCGCATGAAAATCAAGACGGCTTTGGAAATCGAGACGGCCATTGATAATGCTCAAATCGATTGGGGCGGAGAGTATTCAGCTGCCTTTTATTATAAAGAAAGCAGAGATGTGGATATCAAGAGTTTTTCTGGCGAACATGTTCCAGGCTTCATTTTGGATCATTTTAATGAAAGATAA
- the sigI gene encoding RNA polymerase sigma factor SigI, translating into MLGLLFTAFKKKRSLEETVLKIQQGDISLRNDTIESFKPFIAKTVSSVCKRYIYESDDEFSIGMIAFNEAIDKYSPEKGRSLLAFAETLVKRRVIDYLRSQSKQKEVLLDLSLNDDNDRSHIYIDNENSINEYEKQKESERRKEEIQLYISHLQDFGLSFEDLVENSPKHADARKGAIMIAKLLMEDDELKETLFAKKRLPVKQLEGKVEVSRKTIERNRKYIIAVAIIINGDFLYLNDYIKGAIDG; encoded by the coding sequence ATGCTTGGATTGTTGTTTACAGCATTCAAAAAAAAGCGTTCTTTAGAAGAAACCGTATTGAAAATTCAACAAGGCGATATTAGCCTTCGAAATGATACTATAGAGTCATTCAAACCTTTTATTGCGAAAACCGTCTCGTCGGTTTGCAAACGTTACATATACGAATCGGATGATGAATTCAGTATTGGTATGATTGCTTTTAACGAGGCAATCGATAAATATTCCCCGGAAAAAGGCCGTTCTTTATTGGCATTTGCCGAAACCCTCGTTAAACGAAGGGTTATAGATTATTTAAGAAGCCAATCCAAACAAAAAGAAGTACTATTGGATTTATCACTGAATGATGATAATGATCGAAGCCATATATATATCGATAATGAAAATTCGATCAATGAGTACGAGAAGCAGAAGGAATCGGAAAGAAGAAAAGAAGAAATTCAGCTTTATATTAGCCATCTACAGGATTTTGGTCTGTCATTTGAGGATTTAGTTGAAAACTCTCCCAAACATGCAGATGCAAGGAAGGGAGCTATCATGATCGCTAAATTGTTAATGGAAGATGACGAACTGAAAGAAACACTGTTTGCAAAAAAGCGGCTGCCCGTAAAACAGCTTGAGGGAAAAGTGGAAGTAAGCAGAAAAACGATTGAACGGAACAGAAAATACATCATTGCTGTGGCAATCATAATAAACGGAGATTTTTTGTATTTGAATGATTATATAAAAGGGGCTATCGATGGATGA
- a CDS encoding GntR family transcriptional regulator, producing the protein MFELDVQSGKPIYEQLMDKFKELMINEVLQEHNQLPSIRILAQELTINPNTIQKAYKQLESDGFIYTLPGKGNFVAPPKYLKNSLKEEKIRNELSKVLAEALYIGIDKHEIYRLIKEISPLAKGGES; encoded by the coding sequence ATGTTTGAGTTGGATGTCCAAAGTGGAAAGCCGATATATGAGCAATTGATGGATAAGTTTAAGGAACTAATGATCAATGAAGTTTTACAGGAACATAATCAGCTTCCATCCATACGAATATTGGCTCAGGAATTGACCATCAATCCAAATACGATCCAGAAAGCGTACAAGCAGCTTGAATCTGATGGGTTTATATATACATTGCCAGGCAAAGGGAATTTCGTGGCACCTCCTAAATATTTGAAAAACTCATTAAAAGAAGAAAAGATCAGAAACGAGCTCTCAAAGGTACTCGCTGAAGCTCTGTATATCGGAATCGATAAACATGAAATTTATAGATTAATAAAGGAAATCAGCCCATTGGCAAAGGGGGGAGAATCATGA